A genomic region of Bacillota bacterium contains the following coding sequences:
- a CDS encoding leucyl aminopeptidase, translating into MSQCRWPISYLHYVPGTSSYIEMMRGAMKVVSECAAVKPGEKVVISTDTNKLRIAEALAAATLAVGGVPVIVMITPPGVHGAQPPKPVVAACRESDVFFLPTTFSQTHTDARTEAIKRGARGATMCEVTEDALCVGAALGDFVDCDRRGRALGAILAKSREVRITTPAGTDIRGIVEGRPVQYETGLFREPGQFAAFPDSEINISPVEGTAEGVVVADVRVMSVGVTLFDPVKIVVRG; encoded by the coding sequence TTGTCTCAGTGCCGGTGGCCCATAAGTTACCTTCACTACGTCCCGGGAACCTCGAGTTACATCGAGATGATGCGCGGCGCGATGAAGGTGGTGTCCGAATGCGCCGCAGTCAAGCCGGGCGAGAAGGTGGTCATATCGACGGACACCAACAAGCTCAGGATAGCCGAGGCGCTTGCGGCCGCGACCTTAGCGGTGGGGGGTGTTCCGGTCATAGTGATGATAACGCCCCCAGGAGTCCATGGCGCTCAACCCCCAAAGCCAGTGGTGGCCGCTTGCAGGGAATCAGACGTCTTTTTCCTGCCGACTACTTTTTCACAGACCCACACGGATGCGAGGACCGAAGCTATAAAGCGGGGGGCCAGAGGGGCCACCATGTGCGAAGTTACTGAGGATGCCCTTTGCGTCGGGGCGGCCCTCGGGGACTTCGTCGATTGTGACAGGCGCGGCCGGGCGCTAGGGGCAATCCTCGCGAAAAGCCGGGAGGTGAGGATCACCACTCCCGCCGGCACGGATATACGGGGGATCGTGGAAGGCAGGCCTGTCCAGTACGAAACGGGACTCTTCCGGGAGCCGGGCCAGTTCGCAGCCTTCCCGGATAGCGAGATCAACATCTCCCCCGTGGAGGGAACGGCGGAAGGGGTGGTGGTCGCCGACGTCCGGGTGATGAGCGTTGGCGTAACCCTCTTTGACCCGGTGAAGATCGTGGTGAGGGGCG